In Oreochromis niloticus isolate F11D_XX linkage group LG18, O_niloticus_UMD_NMBU, whole genome shotgun sequence, one genomic interval encodes:
- the dusp12 gene encoding dual specificity protein phosphatase 12 has translation MILVDPGLYIGTAANLNDHQELVSANISHILSVDSVDPSPLFPDDRAFVRKWIDVLDEETSDLLSYMDTSFGFIKEAVDGGRAALVHCQAGRSRSATIVTAYLMKRYKLGFTEAYHRLKSLKPDVQVNSGFEEQLCLYEAMQCEVDTSSPLYKQYRLTKITEKYPELQRVPREVFAVDPAHSSSSEASYRCRKCSRTLFRGSSILSHLVGEGASAFSHKKASNLTGEVQCTSYFIEPVQWMEQALLGVMDGQLLCPKCNCKLGSFSWCGDQCSCGRWVTPAFQLHHNRVDEIRQLNIMK, from the exons ATGATTCTGGTGGACCCTGGGCTGTACATCGGCACTGCAGCTAACCTCAACGACCACCAGGAACTGGTCAGTGCGAACATCAGTCACATCCTGTCTGTAGATTCTGTAGACCCCAGCCCACTGTTTCCTGATGATAGAGCCTTTGTTAGGAAGTGGATTGATGTCTTAGATGAAGAGACTTCTGACCTCCTCAGTTACATGGACACCAGTTTCGGGTTCATTAAAGAGGCTGTGGATGGTGGCCGGGCTGCACTGGTTCACTG tcaGGCTGGTCGGAGTCGCAGTGCCACCATTGTTACTGCTTATCTAATGAAGAGATACAAACTGGGATTCACTGAGGCTTATCACAGACTAAAGAGCCTCAAACCAGATGTACA GGTCAACAGTGGTTTTGAGGAGCAGTTGTGTCTGTACGAAGCAATGCAGTGTGAGGTGGATACCTCCAGTCCTCTGTACAAACAATACAGACTAACCAAGATCACTGAAAAATACCCtg AGTTACAGAGGGTGCCTAGGGAGGTGTTTGCTGTTGACCCTGCCCACTCCAGCTCCTCTGAAGCATCCTATCGATGCAGGAAGTGCAG TCGAACTCTATTTCGTGGCTCCAGTATTCTCAGTCATTTAGTAGGAGAAGGAGCTTCGGCCTTTAGTCACAAAAAGGCCAGTAACCTTACTG gAGAGGTCCAGTGTACATCATACTTTATTGAGCCAGTGCAATGGATGGAGCAAGCCTTACTTGGAGTGATGGATGGACAG ctgctGTGTCCTAAGTGTAACTGTAAGCTGGGCTCATTCAGCTGGTGTGGAGATCAGTGTTCGTGCGGCCGTTGGGTCACTCCCGCCTTCCAGTTGCACCACAACAGAGTGGATGAGATCCGgcagctgaacataatgaaaTAG